From Pan paniscus chromosome 6, NHGRI_mPanPan1-v2.0_pri, whole genome shotgun sequence, one genomic window encodes:
- the LOC117978809 gene encoding protein CASP-like isoform X4 — translation MITRLEQHLSIIQSIQRPDAEGAAEHRLEKIPEPIKEATALFYGPAAPASGALPEGQVDSLLSIISSQREHFRARNQELEAENRLAQHTLQALQSELDSLRADNIKLFEKIKFLQSYPGRGSGSDDTELRYSSQYEERLDPFSSISKRERQRKYLSLSPWDKATLSMGRLVLSNKMACTIGFFYTLFLHCLVFLVLYKLAWSESMERDCATFCAKKFADHLHKFHENDNGAAAGDLWQ, via the exons ATGATCACCCGCCTGGAGCAGCACCTGAGCATCATTCAGTCCATCCAGCGGCCCGATGCTGAG GGTGCCGCTGAGCACCGCCTGGAGAAGATCCCAGAGCCCATCAAAGAGGCCACTGCCCTATTCTACG GACCTGCTGCACCAGCCAGCGGTGCCCTCCCAGAGGGCCAGGTGGATTCACTGCTTTCCATCATCTCCAGCCAGAGGGAGCACTTCCGTGCCCGGAACCAGGAGCTTGAGGCC GAGAACCGCCTGGCCCAGCACACCCTCCAGGCCCTGCAGAGTGAGCTGGACAGCCTGCGCGCCGACAACATCAAGCTATTTGAGAAGATCAAGTTCCTGCAGAGCTACCCTGGCCGG GGCAGCGGCAGTGATGACACGGAGCTGCGGTACTCGTCCCAGTACGAGGAGCGCCTGGACCCCTTCTCCTCCATCAGCAAGCGG GAGCGGCAGAGGAAGTACCTGAGCTTGAGTCCCTGGGACAAGGCCACCCTCAGCATG GGGCGTCTGGTTCTCTCCAACAAGATGGCGTGCACCATCGGCTTCTTCTACACACTGTTCCTGCACTGCCTGGTCTTCCTG GTGCTCTACAAGCTGGCATGGAGCGAGAGCATGGAAAGGGACTGTGCCACCTTCTGCGCCAAGAA GTTTGCTGACCACCTGCACAAGTTCCACGAGAATGACAACGGGGCTGCGGCTGGTGACTTGTGGCAGTGA
- the LOC117978809 gene encoding protein CASP-like isoform X3, whose amino-acid sequence MSRESQANRGRCAELQVRITEAVATATEQREMITRLEQHLSIIQSIQRPDAEGAAEHRLEKIPEPIKEATALFYGPAAPASGALPEGQVDSLLSIISSQREHFRARNQELEAENRLAQHTLQALQSELDSLRADNIKLFEKIKFLQSYPGRGSGSDDTELRYSSQYEERLDPFSSISKRERQRKYLSLSPWDKATLSMGRLVLSNKMACTIGFFYTLFLHCLVFLVLYKLAWSESMERDCATFCAKKFADHLHKFHENDNGAAAGDLWQ is encoded by the exons GACGCTGTGCGGAGCTGCAAGTCCGTATCACTGAGGCTGTGGCCACAGCCACTGAGCAGAGAGAGATGATCACCCGCCTGGAGCAGCACCTGAGCATCATTCAGTCCATCCAGCGGCCCGATGCTGAG GGTGCCGCTGAGCACCGCCTGGAGAAGATCCCAGAGCCCATCAAAGAGGCCACTGCCCTATTCTACG GACCTGCTGCACCAGCCAGCGGTGCCCTCCCAGAGGGCCAGGTGGATTCACTGCTTTCCATCATCTCCAGCCAGAGGGAGCACTTCCGTGCCCGGAACCAGGAGCTTGAGGCC GAGAACCGCCTGGCCCAGCACACCCTCCAGGCCCTGCAGAGTGAGCTGGACAGCCTGCGCGCCGACAACATCAAGCTATTTGAGAAGATCAAGTTCCTGCAGAGCTACCCTGGCCGG GGCAGCGGCAGTGATGACACGGAGCTGCGGTACTCGTCCCAGTACGAGGAGCGCCTGGACCCCTTCTCCTCCATCAGCAAGCGG GAGCGGCAGAGGAAGTACCTGAGCTTGAGTCCCTGGGACAAGGCCACCCTCAGCATG GGGCGTCTGGTTCTCTCCAACAAGATGGCGTGCACCATCGGCTTCTTCTACACACTGTTCCTGCACTGCCTGGTCTTCCTG GTGCTCTACAAGCTGGCATGGAGCGAGAGCATGGAAAGGGACTGTGCCACCTTCTGCGCCAAGAA GTTTGCTGACCACCTGCACAAGTTCCACGAGAATGACAACGGGGCTGCGGCTGGTGACTTGTGGCAGTGA